One Methanoculleus sp. 7T genomic window carries:
- a CDS encoding PKD domain-containing protein, whose amino-acid sequence MARFKTVLFICTVIAVVLLPPVQAAPAPGEMVRFCTAGGAQEHPDIDGNMVVWEDGRNGKYIYYSGTPGGEGQKITSGYAEQKYPSISGDFIAWQDRRHGNWEIYLFSRSDGERRITNSTTDQQMPVVRGDHIVWYDTRRGVLDICLYDIRTGRETYLFCSPVTEWKPALSDDYVVWEEKTGGGDIWAYEIETGNKRQITRNNARQTYPAISGDIIAWEDYRNGLPDIYIFDLDADREYRITDAPVEQVSPAISGDLLVWEDKRDGLWNIYICDLSWDARVQMPLAPSGKEQLYPAISGDRIVWQNDRDGRSDIYAFAYAGGAPPEAEFAVEPTRGTVPFGTMFTDLSVGDPDTWEWDFGDGNTSTIPSPLHTYVNPGNYTVSLTVSNRYGSDTITKTDIIHVTPPTEPPVVLFSALQQRGPAPLKVLFSGESTGKPTAWLWDFGDGERSTDQNPKHIYANPGTYNVTLTCSNAAGSATHTEYGYITVLEPLEAEFEANATVGRMPLSVVFTDRSSGNATSWLWEFGDGESSGERNPTHTYRGAGTYTVKLTVASDVDRVVKVKAGYITVVAPPAAGFSANATGGRAPLAVRFSDVSEGGPGSWSWDFGDGGSSADQNPVHVYQKPGRYTVSLTVANDAGENATIRSNYITVLESLTADFTANVTQGAAPLAVKFEDTSVGKPSSWSWTFGDGGASEEQNPVHAFEKPGDYAVSLTVSDGADRSVKTRPIRVLGPPAASFHAAPLNGTAPLRVVFNDTSTGEPSSWLWDFGDGKSSAEWNPSHTYTAAGNYTVNLTVGNAAGSSTAVRTGYVSVNPAPATPAPTQTSTGGGGGGGGGGGGGFTWSDPAATVTATPTPTPTANTTAPPTPGQLRLDDAGLVEQFVRINSSDGIASLFVAEGIRAVDAAESPLAAEVTVAPLDPADVPPMSGAGAYAFTGYAYTLGPAGTAFSPPVTLALNFTEDEWSLLSSGRDRFVVQWYNRSADAWEEIPTAVHPETWSVAAEISHFSLYALFTETSDVGAAQAVAADADPDPEPAVGQEPPYEHLVVGLLALMIVGAGALFYYRKGDH is encoded by the coding sequence ATGGCTAGGTTTAAAACGGTTCTATTCATCTGCACCGTCATCGCCGTCGTGCTGCTGCCGCCTGTTCAGGCGGCACCGGCTCCGGGCGAGATGGTGCGTTTCTGTACCGCCGGCGGTGCACAGGAGCACCCTGACATCGACGGAAACATGGTCGTCTGGGAAGACGGCCGGAACGGGAAGTACATCTACTACTCGGGCACTCCCGGCGGCGAAGGCCAAAAGATCACGAGCGGCTACGCCGAGCAGAAGTACCCGTCCATATCAGGTGACTTCATCGCCTGGCAGGACCGACGGCATGGAAACTGGGAGATCTACCTCTTCTCGCGCTCCGACGGGGAGAGACGGATTACGAACAGCACGACGGACCAGCAGATGCCGGTCGTCCGCGGGGACCATATCGTCTGGTACGACACCCGCCGGGGCGTTCTCGACATCTGCCTCTACGACATCCGAACCGGCCGGGAGACCTATCTCTTCTGCTCGCCGGTGACCGAGTGGAAGCCCGCGCTCTCGGACGACTACGTCGTCTGGGAGGAGAAGACCGGGGGCGGCGATATCTGGGCATATGAGATCGAGACCGGCAACAAGAGGCAGATCACCCGGAACAATGCACGGCAGACATATCCTGCGATATCGGGGGACATCATCGCCTGGGAAGATTACCGGAACGGACTGCCGGATATCTACATCTTCGACCTTGACGCCGACCGAGAGTACAGGATCACAGATGCCCCTGTCGAGCAGGTCTCCCCGGCGATCAGCGGAGATCTCCTTGTCTGGGAGGACAAGCGGGACGGATTGTGGAACATCTACATCTGCGACCTCTCTTGGGATGCGAGGGTGCAGATGCCGCTTGCTCCTTCCGGGAAGGAACAACTCTATCCCGCCATCAGCGGCGACCGGATCGTCTGGCAGAACGATCGCGACGGTCGATCCGACATCTACGCATTCGCCTATGCCGGGGGAGCGCCGCCGGAGGCGGAGTTCGCGGTGGAACCGACCCGAGGGACGGTTCCGTTCGGCACCATGTTCACCGACTTGTCGGTCGGCGACCCTGATACTTGGGAGTGGGACTTCGGCGACGGGAATACCTCGACCATCCCGAGCCCGTTGCATACCTACGTGAACCCGGGGAACTACACCGTCTCGCTCACGGTGAGCAACCGGTACGGGTCCGACACAATCACAAAGACTGATATCATTCACGTGACACCGCCGACGGAGCCTCCCGTCGTCCTCTTCTCGGCGTTGCAACAGAGGGGGCCTGCGCCCCTCAAGGTGCTTTTCAGCGGCGAATCGACAGGCAAACCCACTGCCTGGCTCTGGGACTTCGGGGACGGCGAGAGATCGACGGACCAGAACCCAAAGCACATTTACGCCAATCCCGGCACCTACAACGTCACCCTGACCTGCAGCAACGCGGCAGGCAGCGCAACGCATACGGAGTACGGCTATATCACCGTTCTTGAGCCTCTGGAGGCCGAGTTCGAGGCGAACGCGACGGTGGGCCGGATGCCGCTCTCCGTAGTGTTTACCGACCGCTCCTCCGGCAACGCAACATCGTGGCTGTGGGAGTTCGGTGACGGCGAATCCTCGGGCGAGCGGAACCCGACCCACACCTACCGGGGTGCCGGCACCTACACGGTCAAACTCACCGTCGCGAGCGACGTTGACAGAGTTGTGAAGGTGAAGGCCGGCTACATCACGGTCGTCGCGCCGCCGGCGGCAGGGTTCTCCGCGAATGCAACCGGAGGGAGGGCCCCCCTCGCAGTCCGGTTCAGTGATGTGTCGGAGGGAGGTCCGGGATCGTGGTCTTGGGACTTCGGCGACGGAGGGTCGTCCGCGGACCAAAACCCCGTCCACGTCTACCAAAAACCCGGCCGTTACACCGTCTCCTTGACTGTGGCGAACGATGCGGGGGAGAACGCGACGATTAGGAGCAACTACATCACGGTTCTCGAATCCCTGACTGCAGACTTCACCGCCAACGTAACCCAGGGAGCGGCACCGCTCGCGGTCAAGTTTGAGGATACATCGGTCGGTAAGCCCTCGTCGTGGTCTTGGACTTTTGGGGACGGAGGGGCCTCCGAGGAGCAGAACCCGGTCCACGCCTTCGAAAAACCGGGTGACTATGCCGTCAGCCTGACAGTTTCCGACGGCGCCGATCGTTCGGTAAAGACCAGGCCGATTCGTGTCCTCGGTCCGCCGGCCGCGAGTTTCCATGCCGCCCCGCTCAACGGGACGGCCCCACTCCGGGTTGTGTTCAACGATACATCTACCGGGGAACCGTCCTCCTGGCTCTGGGATTTCGGTGATGGAAAGTCCTCTGCCGAATGGAACCCCTCGCATACCTACACGGCCGCAGGGAACTACACCGTCAACCTGACTGTGGGGAACGCCGCCGGGAGCAGCACCGCAGTGAGAACCGGATACGTCTCAGTCAATCCCGCCCCGGCAACACCGGCGCCGACTCAGACGTCGACCGGCGGCGGTGGCGGAGGAGGGGGTGGAGGCGGCGGCGGTTTCACTTGGAGCGATCCGGCCGCGACCGTGACGGCGACCCCGACACCGACCCCAACCGCGAACACGACCGCGCCTCCAACCCCCGGACAGCTGCGCCTCGACGACGCCGGCCTCGTGGAGCAGTTCGTTCGGATCAACTCATCCGACGGCATCGCAAGCCTCTTCGTCGCAGAGGGCATCAGGGCGGTTGATGCCGCCGAGAGCCCGCTTGCCGCGGAGGTGACCGTCGCACCCCTCGACCCGGCGGACGTGCCGCCGATGTCGGGAGCGGGTGCGTATGCGTTTACCGGGTATGCCTACACCCTCGGGCCTGCGGGGACCGCGTTCTCACCGCCCGTGACCTTGGCGCTCAACTTCACGGAGGATGAGTGGAGCCTCCTCTCCAGCGGGCGGGATAGGTTTGTAGTGCAGTGGTACAACCGGTCGGCGGATGCGTGGGAGGAGATCCCCACTGCCGTCCACCCGGAGACCTGGAGCGTCGCGGCCGAAATCTCGCATTTCAGCCTGTACGCACTCTTCACCGAAACCTCCGACGTCGGCGCGGCGCAGGCGGTCGCAGCCGATGCCGACCCCGATCCCGAGCCTGCGGTCGGGCAGGAACCCCCGTATGAGCACCTCGTCGTGGGTCTGCTTGCCCTCATGATCGTGGGGGCGGGCGCACTCTTCTACTACCGGAAGGGGGACCACTGA
- a CDS encoding deoxyribonuclease IV — MVQVGCHVSIAGSIDLAVGRARERGCDTFQIFSRNPRGWSAKDLDFEVADAFRAAVGASGLGPVVDHMPYLPNPASPDDGIYEKSVAALTGELRRCSLLGIPYLVTHLGHHRGAGTDAGQERVIAAVNRVLVDAEVGDVVLLLENTAGEKNSVGSTIADISRIMDGIDAKGKIGVCFDTCHAFAAGYDLRTAEDVDAVFGELDDLIGLEHLRVVHLNDCKGTLGGGLDRHEHIGLGSIGEEGFRHILRHPAVRDLPLICETPVDEHRDDAGNIAKVRELAGT, encoded by the coding sequence ATGGTGCAGGTGGGATGCCACGTCTCCATCGCCGGCTCGATCGACCTTGCGGTCGGGAGGGCACGCGAGCGGGGTTGCGATACGTTTCAGATCTTCTCCCGGAACCCCCGGGGTTGGAGCGCGAAAGACCTCGACTTTGAGGTGGCTGATGCGTTTCGGGCGGCTGTGGGCGCATCGGGTCTCGGCCCGGTCGTCGACCACATGCCCTACCTCCCGAACCCTGCCTCGCCCGACGACGGGATCTACGAAAAATCGGTTGCGGCCCTCACCGGGGAACTCCGACGATGCAGCCTCCTCGGCATACCCTACTTGGTGACCCACCTCGGACACCACCGCGGTGCCGGGACCGATGCGGGGCAGGAGCGGGTTATCGCCGCAGTCAACCGTGTGCTCGTCGACGCCGAGGTGGGCGATGTGGTGCTCCTCCTCGAGAATACCGCCGGGGAGAAGAACAGCGTGGGGTCGACCATCGCCGATATCTCCCGGATCATGGACGGGATCGATGCGAAAGGGAAGATCGGGGTCTGCTTCGACACCTGCCATGCGTTCGCCGCCGGCTACGACCTTCGGACCGCCGAAGATGTCGACGCGGTCTTCGGGGAACTCGACGACCTGATAGGGCTTGAGCACCTCCGGGTCGTCCACCTCAACGACTGCAAGGGCACGCTTGGGGGCGGGCTTGACCGGCACGAGCACATCGGGCTTGGGTCCATCGGGGAGGAGGGGTTCCGACATATCCTCCGTCACCCGGCCGTCCGGGACCTCCCCCTCATCTGCGAGACCCCGGTCGACGAGCACCGGGACGATGCCGGGAATATCGCGAAGGTCCGGGAACTTGCTGGGACGTGA
- a CDS encoding isocitrate/isopropylmalate dehydrogenase family protein, with the protein MVKVAVVEGDGIGREVVPVARAILRAVRPDFEFFEVEVGYGLWERTGCACGEETMAELRSADAILFGAVTTPPDPDYQSVLLRIRHDLDLYANVRPIRGKGVDVIIVRENTEGLYSGIEWTEPDRACTVRVVSRRGSERIARYACTLAKSRRHLTVGNKANVLKSDCLFVEVCTAEAARAGVPCRTRYIDALCLDLLMHPDSYDVIVTTNIFGDILSDAAAYLVGGLGMLPSANIGERHALFEPVHGSAPDIAGQNVANPIAAIRSAAMLLRHFGDPASAEIVEEAVCRVVDAGVRTRDLGGAAGTREFGAAVLREVGRRKA; encoded by the coding sequence ATGGTGAAGGTAGCGGTCGTTGAAGGCGACGGTATCGGCCGCGAGGTTGTCCCGGTCGCCCGGGCCATCCTTCGCGCCGTGCGTCCGGACTTTGAGTTCTTCGAGGTCGAGGTGGGCTACGGGCTCTGGGAGCGGACCGGGTGCGCCTGCGGGGAGGAGACGATGGCCGAACTCCGGTCGGCGGACGCAATCCTCTTTGGAGCCGTCACAACGCCGCCCGACCCCGACTACCAGAGCGTCCTCCTGCGGATCCGCCACGACCTCGACCTCTACGCGAACGTCCGCCCGATACGGGGCAAGGGGGTCGACGTCATCATCGTGCGTGAGAACACGGAAGGCCTCTACTCCGGCATCGAGTGGACGGAGCCGGACCGGGCTTGCACCGTCCGGGTCGTCTCCCGGCGGGGGAGCGAGCGGATCGCCAGGTATGCCTGCACCCTCGCAAAGTCCCGCCGCCACCTCACCGTGGGCAACAAGGCGAACGTGTTAAAGTCGGATTGCCTCTTCGTCGAGGTCTGCACGGCCGAGGCGGCCCGTGCGGGGGTTCCCTGCCGGACCCGTTACATCGATGCACTCTGCCTCGACCTCCTGATGCACCCCGACAGTTACGACGTCATCGTGACGACCAATATCTTCGGGGATATCCTCTCCGATGCCGCAGCCTACTTGGTGGGGGGACTCGGCATGCTCCCGAGCGCCAACATCGGGGAGCGGCATGCCCTCTTCGAGCCCGTGCACGGGAGCGCCCCCGATATCGCCGGGCAGAATGTGGCTAACCCCATCGCGGCCATCAGGAGCGCCGCGATGCTGCTCCGCCACTTCGGCGACCCTGCTTCCGCGGAGATCGTGGAGGAGGCGGTCTGCCGGGTGGTGGATGCGGGTGTCAGGACCCGCGACCTCGGCGGTGCCGCCGGCACCCGGGAGTTCGGTGCCGCCGTGCTCCGCGAGGTCGGGCGGAGGAAGGCCTAA
- a CDS encoding DUF7714 family protein has protein sequence MIFPPHCKYVGSATGTPCGKRVYFLSRYLVRETAGGPEVLEVETDPSGAGLMREVLSTRVLAAGDEVCCYPDRVNVHDRAFLVREALRSGYRCTVFFGRDGQTTFVLDPDLSGFLRIHVYDITPPRPHLSATLLDLERTGLFGDLEVVFEHHVRDIREIGADVYPCRAAGFARTLDADPLRPGDRVAGCLTARDLVRECYGEGFTVENICPLEAVTDEPFIARCCRSERAGLGRWNGRFGAVVHWGASPRTIAEAVGDVAAAWRERNGEGSGR, from the coding sequence GTGATCTTTCCTCCGCACTGCAAGTACGTCGGCTCCGCGACCGGCACCCCATGCGGGAAGCGTGTCTACTTCCTCTCGCGCTACCTAGTGCGGGAGACCGCCGGCGGACCTGAGGTGCTCGAGGTGGAGACCGACCCGAGCGGGGCCGGGCTGATGAGGGAGGTGCTCTCAACCCGGGTGCTCGCCGCCGGCGATGAGGTCTGCTGCTACCCGGATCGCGTGAACGTCCACGACCGAGCATTCTTAGTACGGGAGGCGCTCAGGTCCGGGTATCGGTGCACCGTATTCTTCGGCCGCGACGGGCAGACCACGTTCGTTCTCGACCCCGACCTCTCGGGGTTCCTCCGCATCCACGTCTACGATATCACCCCGCCCCGCCCCCACCTCTCGGCCACGCTCCTCGACCTGGAGCGGACCGGGCTCTTCGGCGACCTTGAGGTCGTCTTCGAGCATCATGTCCGGGATATCCGTGAGATCGGGGCTGACGTCTACCCCTGCCGTGCGGCCGGTTTCGCCCGCACCCTTGATGCGGACCCGCTCCGGCCCGGCGACCGGGTCGCTGGGTGCCTGACGGCGAGAGACCTGGTGCGGGAGTGCTACGGGGAAGGGTTTACGGTTGAGAACATCTGTCCGCTTGAGGCGGTGACAGACGAGCCCTTCATCGCCCGGTGCTGCCGGAGCGAGCGGGCGGGTCTCGGGCGCTGGAACGGTCGGTTCGGTGCGGTGGTCCACTGGGGCGCGTCGCCTCGGACAATCGCGGAGGCGGTCGGCGACGTCGCGGCCGCATGGAGGGAGCGGAATGGTGAAGGTAGCGGTCGTTGA
- a CDS encoding LeuD/DmdB family oxidoreductase small subunit produces MQGVGPAVCLGNDIDTDLIIAGRYLRTKDRSVWAEHVFEDLNPALAGRLPGAIIVAGRNMGCGSSREQAVVALREAGVVGVVAESFARIFFRNAVNVGLPVIEAPVSSCTDGARVAFDLDAGFVDVDGERYSARPLSPKMVAILRAGGLVPYWRSRR; encoded by the coding sequence ATGCAAGGAGTTGGGCCGGCGGTCTGCCTCGGGAACGATATCGACACTGACCTCATCATCGCCGGGCGCTACCTCCGGACGAAGGACCGTTCGGTCTGGGCCGAGCATGTCTTCGAGGACCTGAACCCGGCACTTGCCGGTCGCCTTCCGGGCGCAATCATCGTCGCCGGGAGGAACATGGGGTGCGGGTCGTCCCGGGAGCAGGCGGTGGTCGCTCTCCGGGAGGCGGGAGTGGTCGGGGTCGTCGCGGAGTCGTTCGCCCGGATATTCTTCCGGAACGCCGTCAATGTCGGCCTGCCGGTGATCGAGGCCCCGGTCTCTTCCTGCACCGACGGCGCCCGCGTCGCGTTCGACCTTGATGCGGGCTTTGTGGATGTGGACGGGGAGCGCTACTCCGCCCGCCCGCTCTCTCCGAAGATGGTCGCTATCCTCCGGGCCGGCGGGCTGGTCCCTTACTGGAGGTCGCGCCGGTGA
- a CDS encoding 3-isopropylmalate dehydratase large subunit: protein MSTLSERILGAPAGTYTDREVDIAFAHDGTGILAREALREMGVERLPHPERLHLIFDHIVPANTGLTATLQAELRGYARSSGIALSDAGGGICHQVMSEGLVRPGMVVVGADSHTCTLGAFGAFATGVGATDMAEIWASGATWFRVPETIAVRLSGRLSGAAEPKDLALAYVSELGMEGATYRALEFVGDGAAGISMDGRLTLCNMAVETGAKAGMFYADAVTVDYLAEYGLAASPQAPEECCYGRTVDIDLADIVPLVAVPHRVDTVREATEVAGTQIDQVFVGTCTNGRYEDLARFAGIVRGKKVAVRTLVIPASRTVLRRAIAAGVLADIVEAGCMVATPGCGPCLGAHAGVLGEGEVCLSTANRNFKNRMGVGGEVYLSSVATAAASALAGEIAVPEAV from the coding sequence GTGAGCACGCTCTCCGAGCGTATCCTCGGCGCACCGGCAGGCACGTACACGGACCGGGAGGTCGATATCGCCTTCGCCCATGACGGGACCGGCATCCTTGCCCGGGAAGCGCTCCGTGAGATGGGCGTCGAGCGGCTCCCCCACCCGGAACGGCTGCACCTCATCTTCGACCACATCGTCCCGGCGAACACCGGCCTGACGGCGACGCTCCAAGCCGAACTCCGCGGGTACGCTCGGTCGTCAGGGATAGCGCTCTCGGATGCCGGCGGGGGGATCTGTCACCAGGTGATGAGCGAAGGGCTCGTCCGGCCCGGCATGGTCGTCGTGGGCGCCGACTCTCACACCTGCACCCTCGGCGCCTTCGGCGCGTTTGCCACCGGGGTGGGAGCGACCGACATGGCGGAGATCTGGGCCTCGGGCGCCACGTGGTTCCGCGTCCCGGAGACGATCGCCGTTCGGCTCTCGGGCAGGCTCTCCGGCGCCGCGGAACCGAAGGACCTTGCTCTCGCCTACGTCTCGGAACTCGGGATGGAGGGGGCGACCTACCGGGCGCTGGAGTTCGTGGGCGATGGGGCGGCGGGCATCTCTATGGACGGGCGGCTGACCCTCTGCAACATGGCGGTCGAGACTGGGGCGAAGGCAGGGATGTTCTACGCAGATGCGGTCACCGTCGACTATCTTGCGGAGTACGGCCTTGCGGCATCACCTCAGGCCCCGGAGGAATGCTGCTATGGGAGGACCGTCGATATCGACCTTGCCGATATCGTGCCCCTCGTCGCGGTCCCGCACCGGGTGGACACCGTCAGGGAGGCGACGGAGGTCGCGGGCACGCAGATCGATCAGGTCTTCGTCGGGACCTGCACGAACGGCCGCTATGAGGACCTTGCCCGGTTCGCCGGGATCGTCAGGGGGAAGAAGGTGGCGGTCCGTACTCTGGTGATCCCCGCCTCCCGGACGGTGCTTCGGCGGGCGATCGCCGCCGGCGTCCTTGCCGACATTGTGGAGGCTGGCTGTATGGTGGCCACGCCCGGGTGCGGGCCGTGTCTCGGGGCGCATGCCGGCGTGCTCGGGGAGGGTGAGGTCTGCCTCTCCACCGCCAACCGGAACTTCAAGAACCGGATGGGCGTCGGCGGCGAGGTCTACCTCTCGTCGGTCGCTACGGCCGCCGCGAGCGCGCTCGCGGGCGAGATCGCAGTCCCGGAGGCGGTATAA
- a CDS encoding homocitrate synthase family protein → MLPWNIEICDVTLRDGEQTPGVSFTRDEKMAIAVELDEIGVEVIEAGFPVVSPAEKECVAAIARSGLDARTCCLARALRPDIEAALDCDVDMVSIFIATSDLHIRHKYRKPREEVLEDALGMVEFASDHGVQVRFAAEDASRTDPAFLVEMYNRGAECGADLVSFADTVGCLTPLEVHAVISEILGAAPHPLCIHCHNDLGFAAANTVTAAAAGAFQLHTTVNGIGERAGNAALEQVLVALRMKGGVDRYDLSRLQEISRLVARLTGIYPERVRPIVGENAFAHESGIHIAAILEDPSTYESIPPELVGGERRFVLGKHTGKRALEHIANAYGFDLSDEQARWVLAQIKRRSEGKCSVTREVLCGFLRQAKEGILQ, encoded by the coding sequence ATGTTACCTTGGAATATCGAGATCTGTGATGTAACACTGCGAGACGGGGAGCAGACTCCCGGCGTCTCGTTTACCCGCGATGAGAAGATGGCGATCGCCGTAGAACTTGATGAGATCGGCGTTGAGGTGATTGAGGCCGGCTTCCCGGTGGTGTCGCCTGCAGAGAAGGAGTGCGTCGCCGCCATCGCGCGAAGCGGTCTTGACGCACGGACCTGCTGTCTTGCGCGGGCTCTGCGGCCCGATATCGAGGCAGCCCTCGACTGCGATGTGGACATGGTCAGCATCTTCATCGCGACCTCCGACCTCCATATCAGGCACAAATACCGCAAGCCCCGTGAGGAGGTGCTCGAAGACGCCCTCGGGATGGTCGAGTTTGCCTCCGATCACGGCGTGCAGGTGCGGTTCGCAGCCGAGGACGCCTCGCGGACCGATCCGGCGTTCCTCGTGGAGATGTACAACCGGGGCGCCGAATGCGGCGCCGACCTGGTCAGTTTTGCGGATACGGTCGGGTGTCTCACCCCGCTTGAGGTCCATGCGGTCATCTCCGAGATTCTTGGCGCGGCTCCTCATCCCCTCTGTATCCACTGTCACAACGATCTCGGGTTTGCGGCGGCAAACACTGTCACGGCCGCGGCCGCCGGGGCGTTCCAACTCCACACCACCGTCAACGGCATCGGTGAGCGTGCCGGGAACGCGGCGCTCGAGCAGGTGCTGGTCGCCCTGCGGATGAAGGGCGGCGTCGACCGCTACGACCTCTCACGGTTGCAGGAGATCTCAAGGCTGGTCGCCCGGCTCACGGGGATCTACCCGGAACGAGTCCGGCCGATCGTCGGCGAGAACGCCTTTGCCCATGAGAGCGGGATCCATATCGCTGCTATCCTTGAAGACCCGTCGACCTACGAGTCCATTCCCCCTGAGTTGGTGGGGGGCGAACGGCGGTTTGTCCTCGGGAAGCATACGGGGAAACGGGCGCTTGAGCATATCGCGAATGCGTACGGTTTCGACCTCTCCGACGAGCAGGCACGGTGGGTGCTCGCGCAGATCAAACGGAGGAGCGAGGGGAAGTGCAGCGTCACCCGAGAGGTGCTCTGCGGGTTTCTTCGGCAGGCAAAGGAGGGGATCCTTCAGTGA
- a CDS encoding thiamine pyrophosphate-dependent enzyme, with translation MKGMEALALALRWSADRCYAVPGYPISGLAAATEAVITINEKVALEYALGDSIAGRRAAVVVKHVGLNACADPLVHATAQGLRAGVVVVVGDDVRAVASDVVQDSRYYGEIARAPVLEPDRETLARAVEAAFEASETFSRVAIVRVTPDLLDTDLPDSAFPLRKNREGSLADPDLTMAGRAAASDRGTRAMFAWSRSSPLNRSAAVIVYPPPADPEVLARVIETGRPFLREHRLLLPPDPGGEPERFSSRGYCRTFCRDCPFRPALAILRERNMRAACDAGCAILAMNPPYRIGIAAYGLGSSIAVAATGTGVALIGDYALLHSGINALIDVYERRLPLLCIVLANNRMGMTGGHPVPEILRYIAWADPVVCATDDLEALRRALVPQEGPSTVVIEGTCPEGARHVTLEYRDL, from the coding sequence ATGAAGGGCATGGAGGCGCTCGCTCTGGCGCTCCGGTGGTCCGCCGATCGCTGCTACGCCGTTCCGGGCTACCCGATCTCCGGGCTCGCCGCCGCAACCGAGGCCGTGATCACGATAAATGAGAAAGTGGCGCTTGAGTATGCCCTCGGCGACTCGATTGCCGGCCGCCGTGCCGCTGTCGTGGTCAAGCACGTGGGCCTCAACGCCTGCGCGGACCCGCTGGTGCACGCCACCGCCCAAGGGCTCCGGGCCGGCGTCGTGGTGGTCGTCGGCGACGACGTGCGTGCGGTCGCATCGGACGTCGTGCAGGACTCCCGCTACTACGGCGAGATCGCCCGGGCTCCGGTGTTGGAACCGGACCGCGAGACGCTCGCCCGGGCGGTCGAGGCGGCGTTTGAGGCTTCGGAGACCTTCTCGCGGGTGGCCATCGTCAGGGTCACCCCCGACCTTCTGGACACGGATCTCCCGGACTCCGCCTTCCCCCTCCGCAAAAACCGGGAGGGGAGCCTCGCCGACCCCGACCTCACGATGGCCGGACGGGCAGCGGCAAGCGACCGGGGGACTCGGGCGATGTTTGCCTGGTCGCGGTCCTCGCCCCTCAACCGTTCCGCCGCAGTGATCGTCTACCCGCCGCCGGCGGACCCTGAGGTGCTCGCCCGGGTCATTGAGACCGGCCGACCCTTCCTCCGGGAGCACCGGCTGCTTCTTCCTCCCGACCCCGGCGGAGAGCCGGAGCGGTTCTCCTCCCGGGGCTACTGCCGGACGTTCTGCCGGGACTGCCCGTTCCGCCCGGCGCTCGCCATCCTGCGCGAGCGCAACATGCGGGCCGCCTGCGACGCCGGATGTGCTATCCTCGCGATGAACCCGCCCTACCGTATCGGCATCGCCGCCTACGGACTCGGTTCATCGATTGCGGTGGCGGCGACCGGCACTGGGGTAGCGCTCATCGGGGACTATGCGCTCCTGCATTCGGGCATCAATGCCCTCATCGACGTCTACGAGCGACGGCTCCCGCTCCTCTGTATCGTCCTTGCGAACAACCGGATGGGGATGACCGGCGGCCACCCCGTCCCGGAGATCCTTCGCTACATCGCCTGGGCCGACCCGGTCGTCTGCGCAACAGACGACTTGGAAGCGCTTCGCCGGGCCTTGGTCCCCCAAGAGGGGCCCAGCACTGTGGTGATCGAGGGAACCTGCCCGGAGGGTGCACGACATGTTACCTTGGAATATCGAGATCTGTGA
- a CDS encoding radical SAM protein, with protein sequence MADLFIDNERVSGRLEPAVLHCPRQAYITVSGACIFRCRYCPVPGIPGRRKEVEEIVRMVESVADRIDAIAITSGVASSIEEEEKYVLDVVAALLPFGLPIGVSIYPGPKTPARLHALGVAEVKFNIEAATPALFCEMCPGLSWEAVWEALRQSVVLFGRGRVFSNVIVGLGETDADLDRVIEDLAGIGVIPILRPLTPAASLADRPRPAGDRLLRLYEVHERVLRQAGLDPGRALTMCSACTGCDLVPGRDA encoded by the coding sequence GTGGCGGATCTCTTTATTGACAATGAACGGGTCAGCGGCCGGCTCGAACCCGCAGTTCTCCACTGCCCGCGCCAAGCCTATATCACGGTCAGCGGGGCCTGCATCTTCCGGTGCCGCTACTGTCCGGTGCCGGGCATTCCCGGGCGGCGGAAGGAGGTCGAAGAGATTGTCCGAATGGTCGAGAGCGTGGCCGACCGGATCGACGCCATCGCGATCACGAGCGGCGTCGCCTCCTCGATTGAAGAGGAAGAGAAGTACGTCCTCGATGTCGTGGCGGCGCTCCTGCCGTTCGGCCTCCCTATCGGGGTCTCGATCTATCCCGGGCCAAAAACCCCGGCCCGGCTCCACGCCCTCGGCGTCGCCGAGGTGAAGTTCAACATCGAAGCGGCGACACCGGCGCTCTTTTGCGAGATGTGCCCCGGTCTCTCGTGGGAGGCGGTCTGGGAGGCGTTGCGGCAGTCCGTGGTGCTCTTCGGGCGGGGGAGAGTCTTCTCAAACGTCATCGTCGGCCTCGGGGAGACCGACGCCGACCTAGACCGGGTCATCGAGGACCTTGCCGGGATCGGCGTCATCCCCATCCTCCGTCCGCTCACCCCCGCGGCGTCGCTTGCCGACCGGCCCCGGCCGGCGGGAGACCGGCTGCTCCGGCTCTATGAAGTCCACGAGAGGGTCCTCAGACAGGCCGGGCTCGACCCCGGCCGGGCGCTGACGATGTGTTCGGCATGCACCGGGTGCGACCTAGTGCCGGGGAGGGACGCATGA